In Calonectris borealis chromosome 10, bCalBor7.hap1.2, whole genome shotgun sequence, a single genomic region encodes these proteins:
- the RAB7A gene encoding ras-related protein Rab-7a — protein MTSRKKVLLKVIILGDSGVGKTSLMNQYVNKKFSNQYKATIGADFLTKEVMVDDRLVTMQIWDTAGQERFQSLGVAFYRGADCCVLVFDVTAPNTFKTLDSWRDEFLIQASPRDPENFPFVVLGNKIDLENRQVTTKRAQAWCYSKNNIPYFETSAKEAINVEQAFQTIARNALKQETEVELYNEFPEPIKLDKNDRVKASAESCSC, from the exons ATGACTTCTAGGAAGAAAGTGTTACTGAAAGTCATCATCCTTGGAGACTCTGG GGTGGGGAAGACATCGCTCATGAACCAGTATGTGAACAAGAAATTCAGTAACCAGTACAAGGCTACGATAGGTGCAGACTTCCTGACAAAAGAGGTCATGGTGGATGACAGGCTAGTGACAATGCAG ATATGGGATACAGCAGGACAAGAACGATTTCAGTCTCTGGGAGTTGCCTTCTACAGGGGAGCAGACTGCTGTGTGCTGGTGTTTGATGTCACGGCCCCCAACACGTTCAAAACCCTAGACAGCTGGAGGGACGAATTCCTCATTCAGGCCAGTCCAAGGGATCCTGAGAACTTTCCGTTTGTTGTGCTGGGAAACAAGATTGACCTAGAAAACAGACAA GTCACCACAAAACGGGCGCAAGCCTGGTGCTACAGTAAAAACAACATCCCCTACTTTGAAACCAGTGCCAAGGAGGCCATTAATGTGGAACAAGCTTTCCAGACGATTGCACGAAACGCACTTAAACAG GAAACCGAAGTGGAGCTTTACAATGAATTCCCCGAACCCATCAAACTAGACAAGAATGACCGAGTGAAGGCTTCTGcggagagctgcagctgctga